From the genome of Mastacembelus armatus chromosome 21, fMasArm1.2, whole genome shotgun sequence:
CACATACTGAAACCCTGCTCGTTCCTGGAGATCCTTCATTTCTCTTTAAGTTCtccagtgattttgtgttaaataaaacctttgtttttgaatctgcacttgggtccgGTTCTGATTCCTGACAGATATAATGTAGTTGTCAGTATAAGAGAGGAGCTGTGACTCAGATGCACTTTTTATTACTTTCTGTCCCCCTTTAATACATCAAATTATATAAGTAGGTATTACCCTTGACTGCTAATGACCAGCACAGCCTGTGGAACATAGTTTATTTAGGTTAATTTACATAGAAGCTGTACATCCACTTTTAAATGGAATGGTCCAAGGAAGGAGGGAATATGTTATATCCCTCCTTCCTTggacacagtgaaaacactgatgaCAGGAGTTGGACAACAGTACTCGAAAAATGTTCAAttgttcaaattaaaatgaaaaatagagGGGGAAGCCTGGACTCCCCTGGTCACCAGGAGAAAATACCAGTGCTGTGAAAGCAGACTCCAAACTTTCATTTGCATGCCACACAACTAAGCTTGTTAAATGATCTCTAACCAACTGAAGAAATATTAGCAACAGTTCAGAAAAATATCCAGTACTTTCCTGTGGAACAAAGGCACTGTTGAAACAGCTCCCAGTCAACAGGCTTGCCAACACAATCTTTCATTGTCTTTCATTGGCTGTCACTCAGTTTGTTTAACAGTGGCTCAGGTTAAGGTCCAACCAGTTCCATACAgatgaaaaatatttcacattttccaaCACACTAGTATTACAGTCCAATGGCTATCTGAAGTCTTCTCTATCCTTGCTTTCTGATGcacaaatattttacaaattctggaaaaaaaaaaaaaaaaaataaaaataaaaattatatatatatatacatacatactcaATGGCCTGAGTGTAGAGATTGTTAGAAGCTTTAAGTATCTTGGCACAATATTAGACTTAACTTTCAGAGCAACGCTGTgtagatattaaaaaaatgctcTCAACAGTTGTATCTTCTGAAAAAGCTCAGCAGCCCTACAGTCTGTCCACAGATTTTAGAACTTGTCTATAAATCAAGTGTTGAGAGTGTTTTAACATTCTATTTTCCTGCATCGTACAACTACCTACAggtcaaaaaacaaactgaacagaaTAGTTTCAATGACCTCCAAGATTGGCGCGAAGCCCCCCGAACAACTAAGCAAGCTGTACAGAGAGAAGACACTGAGTAAAGCAAAGGTATTGTTGCAGACAGCTCTTATCCTCTCCACAGTCAGTTTGAGATTGTGTACTTTGGTAAGTGCTACAGGGTCCCACTGGCAACTAAGGTAGTTTATTCAGCTGGGATCTGACACATCTACCAGCTGCAGAAATTGGATGGcgttattttttttgttttttttaaactgttttactgtgtgttttagtaTAGTTATATTGATTGTATTTTatgttctgttgtttgtcttttattaatAAATGTACTGGTGAGCCAAAGGAAAATTTCTACCATGATGGACAATATATGGACAATACAGAATTCTATTCTATGAAGAATAGTGACACCCATTAACAACTGCAATCTAATCAGGTCCTGTAACATATTCATGCTATATCAATTAAGCAGTGTGACACTGAAAGAGTCAAAATCCATTATTTGCCACACAAAGGACACAAAAACACTCTTAGCAACACTGAATCAGATCACAGAGAGTTAAGACAGTGACTGCTGAAGATCAAGTAAGGGGAATTGTTCAGCATATTTAAATCAGTATTTCCTGATTGGTCACATGTGGATATAGCATTTTTAGAGAGAGATGTCAACATCGAAGTCTTCATTATCATAATGCCCACCATCCTTTGTGGAAGGAAACACAGTGTGACACCACAACAGAAcaattttgttcatttgtgagTCTGTAACTTGTGATTTTCAACAAGTCCCCCCCTCTACAGTAAACACCTTCTTGTTTCAGAGTGAACAATGGAGAAAAGGCACATTGTACATTTTCCACATACCTCTGTCTTCCTTAATATCCTTATTTTATGCACTAGGAAAACAATGTCTTTTCTATGCATGCATTCAGACACACATGTCTACAATGCCCTCATCTGTGATCAGAAGCTGATTCTTTAGCCCAGAAGCCATCTCCTGCATCTTTACTTTCTCCAGGTCAAAGGAAATCTGCCAGATGTCTTTGGGCCCCATAGAAGATTGACTGCTGTTGGGCTGCTGCAGGTGGGACCTGCCCCCTGTGGAATAAATTCCTGAgtctccactgctgctgctgttttgtcgACTGTGCCTACCACTGGAAAGATCAAGAGGATATTACGTTTGATAATTTAGTGATTTTTCTGCCATGCTGTATTAATCTTTAAGCTATATAGGTAATGCACTTTGTAAACATGAACAGAACACATAAGCAGATGTagcacacaaaactaaaaatgacCTGCTGTCAGGCTCCAGGACTAGTGGGGGGGCTAGCAGGGCCTCAGGGGGTGGGTTGTGGATTTCCAGGACTGGTAGCTCTGGACAGACAGTCACCTTATCACACAGCAGCTCTCCTTCTGCATCCATGGTGAGGAGGCGAGGAGAGTCACAAAGATACTGGAGCAAAGGGTGAGGAGAAGGGACAGAAGAGAGACTAAGATGAGATATCTTGATTGAGCTGAATATTTTGACTTCAGTGGGATTAATAGCTGCAAGTGATTTGATCCCTTGTAAATAACAATGTAGACAAATGCAACATCAAGGTTAGCTATATATGATTTCACAAGCATCATTTTATTCAACTGACCAGAACTGTGTTAATAAAGCCAAGTTTATCAAAACAAACCCTCTGATCTCAGCTATGTGAACAATAAACTGGACATGCCTGACCACAGTTAAAGCTGTAATGAGAAGAGTAAAAACTGGTGTGCTGTGGTTGCATACCTCCTTGAAGTGGGAAGGCAGTTGGATGGAGGGCCACAGAGTTGTCTTGAGTTTCTTGTAGCAACAAAAGGAGCTGTAGAGTAAGAGCAGCACGAACAGGAAGCACAACAGCAAAGAGCccaggaaataaagaaagatcTGCCACCATGGAGTATTACCTgtgtaaacagacacacacatggatacaTGTACATAAATTAAATTACACTTGCTGGATCTATTTTCACCTCGAAAATCAAAGAACTCATTTGGTTAATTAAATAGCAGTCTGGTCACAATTATTCATTTAAAGCTGAATTTTGTACAGCACCATAGAATTCAAGCCACACAGTATGATTTCTAAATGTCAGTAAACAGTAACAGTTATCACTCAGCACAATGTGTCTGTAAACTTAGGGATCAGTGTAGACCCGGCCCACCATCCATACATCCATGTTTTCTCTTATCAGCAGGCAGATGTTTGCTGTCACTCTTTAGAAAAACTTAGGTCTCAGCAATAAATTACCTTCAGTCTGCATACACTGGGGTATGGTGAAGCTGCTGCTCTTGTTATAGAAGTCGTAGCGTGACTGGATACGCACACAGTACCACGTCCAGGCCCTAAGGTTTGGTAAAGTCACAATGTTGGCACTGCTGTCCAACATCTGGGTTCTTAAGGCCTGAAAAACACATTAGAGAGGTGATTTAAACTTGACTATTTACTTTCAGGTATCTAGATAGATAACTTCTTCATCtcccatgggggaaattcagactGCCCAGCAGCATAGAATTTTCACTAAATACAATATTAACAGTTAactttttcagttgcttttaaacatatgaCATAATGACTGAcgtctgataacactgtatttaaaagtaaataaatgtaaataaaagtagaccctttacagattcgaatgatatattgcccTTATCTGTACGATAAAAACggacagagtaatttaagttcgttttggcgttatcaggagaagatgtcACAAACTGCGCCAGCGCGGTCATCAACCCCTGTGGTTTAAAAAGGGGttggctgtggggacaaatggatctcctcaacctctcagttcttcAGCGCAGTggaatcacttttgtcttgcaagcgtatcgtgttgtgtgtgttgtatagttcgtctacagactagctataatttaacacacctaaaaactaactaaactctaaacaattcattaactgctacattccggtacaaCTCAAGTACctgttttgaccggtatttattgctatttcctgacttagcgtccgttagcctaccggttagcttagctagctagttagttagcttagctaacatggcctctccctctctctctctcttgctcggtgtgccacatgtttagtcattcctctgcctcctttagcgataatgatacttgtaataagtgtaaggttctaTTAGCCTTGGAgacgaggatcactgatttggaagcgcggctccgcacctttgaacaaaagccagctagcctagccccgttagctggtgtggagccaccgagctcagggtctgttagcggtccaagggcagctccggagcagcccggagaattagcctgggcgacggtccgacggaaacgtactcctaagcagaagcccacggctcatcacctgcctgttcacgtttctaatagattttccccgctcagcgacacacccgctg
Proteins encoded in this window:
- the LOC113123730 gene encoding interferon alpha/beta receptor 1b-like, which gives rise to MMSTTLYVCLVLWCLQNSRVGAELGPPQDVTMIALNTNYILTWEWDQSSAKVHNVTFTTQYIGHHKLNKKSPKWSTACEEMLRRSCDLTAFNLHYLGIYMLRVRANENGHHSKWVEKEFCPDQDAAVGPPSKVDLAPAGNSLDVVISDPLTNTNSSMKEHLHELYYHIVYWERPVDTQALRTQMLDSSANIVTLPNLRAWTWYCVRIQSRYDFYNKSSSFTIPQCMQTEGNTPWWQIFLYFLGSLLLCFLFVLLLLYSSFCCYKKLKTTLWPSIQLPSHFKEYLCDSPRLLTMDAEGELLCDKVTVCPELPVLEIHNPPPEALLAPPLVLEPDSSGRHSRQNSSSSGDSGIYSTGGRSHLQQPNSSQSSMGPKDIWQISFDLEKVKMQEMASGLKNQLLITDEGIVDMCV